The Equus asinus isolate D_3611 breed Donkey chromosome 16, EquAss-T2T_v2, whole genome shotgun sequence DNA segment CTGAAGCAAAAAGACATACTAACATAAATTATAGTGACAAATAATAAGGAATATATAATCATATGCTAGCTTATACAGAGTACCATGGGAATGCAGCATTGAGAGCCATTATTAATACCAACCGAAGAAGTGGAAGAAGTCTTAAGAGAGAGAAGGCATTTTTGGGGATGGGTCACTGTTtccaaaaaaactaaaataacaatTTAGGAAATGAATacttcattcattaatttttcctcAACTTTCATCATGAATTTACAGTCAAATACTTTGGTTTTTACctgtaaatctctttaaaaatcatgaaaagttaaaatgagctttaaaaagaatgagtGTTAGATCTCATAACACTGAAAGTGCAGTTTATAatatagtaaaattaaataaaaaatacaaaattaaatgaCCTATTAAGTTAGTTActcatttctttgatttcatttagcATTAATCTAACTCAGTGTGGAAGGTTACATTCCTACAGGTTTACACAGCTTAATGATTAACTATATTCACCTGCCAACCTCACTGTTTATGTGGCAAATAGTGACAGAAAGAGAGTTTAGAAGTCTAGGTCTGCTTATAGGAGAAAACTCGTTCCAAATCGCTTGAAATCGAATAATAGGATAAAAATGTACACGATTAAGCTCTTTCTTGTTATTGCTCCTCTAGTTATTTCTTCCAGAATTGATCAAGACTACTCATCACCGGATTCTATACCTCCAGAGCCAAAATCAAGATTTGCTATGTTAGATGATGTAAAAATTTTAGCAAATGGCCTCCTTCAGTTAGGACATGGTCTTAAAGACTTTGTCCATAAAACTAAGGGTCAAATTAATGACATATTTCAAAAACTCAACATATTTGACCAGTCTTTTTATGCTCTATCACTACAAAccaatgaaatcaaagaagaagaaaaggaacttAGAAGAACTACATCCAAACTCCAAGTCAAAAATGAAGAAGTGAAGAATATGTCACTTGAGCTCAACTCAAAACTGGAAAGcctcctagaagaaaaaagtCTACTTCaacaaaaagtgaaatatttggaGGAACAATTAACCAAGTTAATTAAAAATCAACCTGAAATTCAAGAACACCCAGAAGTAACTTCACTTAAAGTAAGTAGAATTCAAAGAGTGTTCAGGATTATGTTTTCAATgtggatcttttaaaaaaatattttaagacatgCTACTTGAAGTACTTTGTCGCATtgctgaaatatttcatttttcaagaaaaaaaaccttcagaaaataaaatttcccattATACTTTCAAGTTGGTTTTTATGTTTCCCTAacattaaatatgaaaacaacTAAACGTACATTTCAGATGAAAATTACAAGTAATAAAATTTAGAACACTAAATTATTACAGTATTGCAAATTATTGGAGGCAAGtaaaaagttaaatgaatatAACTTTGAAACTATTTTCCCAGGTTTAAAGTGGATAAAGTAATACAGTAAATGGTAAAGATTTATTCCTATTAAAATGCTggggttatttttatttcattgaagtaAAGTTCAGGAAATCAGATTTTAGAGAcagtacattttaaataaaacataaaaacaaaagtatGTACTATTTAAAAGAAGCATGCCAATATTCATTTTTCTAACtcagtttaaaaaattagattGTGATAGAGGAAATTAGTCTAatttaacaaaagagaaagaagaaagaaactgctAACCAACCTACAATCTATTTCCAGACTTTTGTAGAACAGCAAGATAACAGTATCAAAGATCTTCTCCAGACCATGGAAGAACAATACAGACAATTAAACCAACAGCATAgccaaataaaagaaatagaaaatcaggtAAGTCAACATTTTAATGCATGTATGTCCAatcttttacataaaatttaggTTTATGAAAACATTGGAcccttaaattatttaaagtaattatagtTGAATTAAAAGGATCACATCAGCATGATTCTTAAGATTTTAGcctctgaggggccggccccgtggccaagtggttaagttcgcgcactcctcTTCCGTGGTCCAAGGTTTCgtcagtttagatcctgggtgcggacatggcactgctcatcaagccatgctgaggtggcatcccccatgccacaactagaaggacccacaactaaaaatacacaactatgtaccggggggctttgggaagaaaaagaagaaaaaaaaaaagaaagattggcaacacttgttagctcaggtgccaatcttaaaaaaaaaaaaaaaagattttagccTCTGAAGCTAATACACTAGCCGGGTTTGAAGCTTGGCTCGAAAACttttgtgtgaccttgaataatTACCTAACCCCTCTGTCTCTCAGTTTCCTGACTTATTCTATGTCAATAGTAACAGAACCTATCTTATAAGATTGTTGTGCGAAACAAATAATTCATGTAGAGTATATCTTCAATATAGAAGCCAaagtaatttaattaaaatttaaattagatcATGCCTCTGTTCCAAACCATCTCACTCACAGTGGCCCCTAAGACTCCAGATGACCCTTATTACCTTCCTGGAGTGATCTCCTCTGCTCCAGTCCCACGGGCCTCTTCACTGTTACTCAAACACATCAAACATGCTGCCATCTCAGGGCCTCTactcttgctgttccctctgtctggaacgcTCTTTTCCCTGGTATCTGCATGACCCACTTGCATTCCTTTAGGTCTTTATCAAATGGAAAATTTCCAATGAAGCCCTCCCAGGTCACTTAATCAAAAATTACAATCCCCTACTCCCATCCTTGAAACCGGCTACCTCCCTcattaatctctttttttcttaacactTACCTCTACGAAACATAATATGTATTTTAGTTACTTATCTTGTCTGTCCCtacactagaatgtaagctctatgagTACAGagattttcttccattatttttattgctataagCCCCAGAATATAGAACActgtctgacacacagtaggcactcaataaatattatgttGAATTAATAAAGGTAATGTCATATCAGCAcagagaaatcaataaaaatttgctatgattattattacttttattattagaaACTGTGTGCCTGATAAAGTTCAACACCCAacaatataattaacatacaatgTAAACAACTGGCTAGGTGAAGAAGAGAGATACCTGTTTAGAATAAAGCTACGTCAGAATCTAAGCATTCCAATATATAGTACCATAGTTCAAAAATATTAGTAATACTATTAAACAGGCATTCAAGAGAGTTCCAAAAATAACACAGATCCAGAGAAACCAGTAATAAAAAATAGTTGCCAagaattataaaacatatattaccaccaatttccattaaaaaaacatatcattatacatttcaGTAATTTTATGACTCAATTTTAGCAGGTTAGTTTGCTAATTTATGAATCATAatttggtaggttatttttgCTAATTGTCCAAAAGGTTTTTTGCCAACTACTTTTGATTTCCATAATTTCCTTATTATGCTATTTTGCTAAATTCTTTTTTCCTATATCTTTTATTATGACAAAAAGAACCTGCTCACAAAAGCAAAATGTCACTATtatgaaatgtttaataataaaatatgtgaagaatccaaaataataaatttttgagTTGGGAGAATTCTTAGATCATCTGATCCAACTTTCACAAATTTAAATGAAGACACCGAAGCTCtaaaaggttaagtgactttaaGATCACACAGTTACTTAGTAGGAAAGACTAATCCCCAGTAAGTGCACTTTACAACAGATCCTCATGAATTAAGTCACAGGAGATGCCACTTACGCAGGCATCGACAACTATCCCTAATAACTCAAAATATTAcatattctgctttttttcagGCCATCAATAAGAAAAGTTATCAGTCAATCCATTGCAAACCCAGCacacttaaaaataaactgttaaCTGCTAAACTAATAGACAATGGCATATTGAATATATTGAAAGTAAGCAAATAAGCTGGCCAATTTGTTCCTCTACAGTAATGTTTACATGTCAAAAACTATCAAGAAAGCAGCTTTGTTTTTAAACTCCCTGCTATGTCTTTAGGACAGGTCTGAGAATCAGTAAGACCTACAACTGAGAATTATTAAGTTTACAATCTGCCTGTTACTGAATAGAATATATATGCTATTCATATGAATAAGtagaacatattaaaatattctaagcAAAGTCTCTTCCTTTGGACTTGCTGGGTTTTGACCAATTTCTGTTTTTtgcctttctgcctttctttccccATATTTTTGAACTCATTTAAGTAATATGCCTGATTAAATATTTTGAGAACAGGTAATCTGTACAATCTGTATAGCATTACTTATCCTTTTTCAAATCAAAGCAATTAGCATATTATGAACTAAAAGATGCATATTAATTGTTCTTTTAATATCCTGATTCAGACTCCCCTAATTGTATATTCAgtaccattttttaaagtaaatttatattcttttatcaGTTAAGAAGAACTGGTATTCaagaatccacagaaaattctctttcttctaaacCAAGAGCACCAAGAACTACTCCCTCTTTTCACTTGAATGAAACAAAAGATGTAGAGCATGATGGTAAGGCAATTCGGTGGGTTCTCTTCTTGAAGCTATCATCATCAAATTCTCCTATCttcaacattttcatcaaaactCCCTATTCTTATGGCCTGTTCTAGACTAAAAGAAAGTAAAGGGACAAATCCACCAAATAAAATGTGTCCATCTAAATTGGATCCTGGTAGGTTTTTTTTAAACCCTATAAAACACATTCTGAAGACAATCAGAGAAATATGAATATAGACTTGATATAAGATAATatggaattattattttcttgGATGTAAAAATGGTATTTCAGTTACGTAAGAGAATAATCTTAGTTTAAGAGATGCATGCTGAAATATCTAAGAGCTTAAGGGTCATAATGTCTGCAAATTACTTTCAAATAGCACAGCAAAATATCtatctgtatgtatgtgtgcttataaa contains these protein-coding regions:
- the ANGPTL3 gene encoding angiopoietin-related protein 3, with amino-acid sequence MYTIKLFLVIAPLVISSRIDQDYSSPDSIPPEPKSRFAMLDDVKILANGLLQLGHGLKDFVHKTKGQINDIFQKLNIFDQSFYALSLQTNEIKEEEKELRRTTSKLQVKNEEVKNMSLELNSKLESLLEEKSLLQQKVKYLEEQLTKLIKNQPEIQEHPEVTSLKTFVEQQDNSIKDLLQTMEEQYRQLNQQHSQIKEIENQLRRTGIQESTENSLSSKPRAPRTTPSFHLNETKDVEHDDFPADCTTIYNRGEHTSGIYSIKTSNSQVFNVYCDVISGSSWILIQRRIDGSQNFNETWQNYKYGFGRLDGEFWLGLEKIYSIVKRSNYILRIELEDWKDNKHYIEYSFHLGNHETNYTLHLVEITGNVPNALPEHKDLVFSTWDHKAKGQLNCLESYSGGWWWHDVCGGDNPNGKYNKPRSKTKPERRRGICWKSQNGRLYTIKSTKMLIHPIDSESFELRQIKKPMN